A segment of the Streptomyces sp. XD-27 genome:
CAACGGTGAGCCGCGCGAAATCCCCGAGGGCCTCACCCTCGACCGGCTCGTGGCCGGCTTCACCGCCGCCCCCAGCGGGGTCGCGGCGGCCGTCAACGAGACCGTCGTACCGCGCGGCCAGTGGCCGTCCACCCCGCTCCGTGACGGCGACCGCGTCGAGGTCCTCACCGCGGTCCAGGGAGGCTGACCATGGCGGACGACCCCCTCGTCATCGCCGGGACCGCCTTCGACTCCCGGCTGATCATGGGCACCGGCGGGGCGCCGAGCCTCGACGTGCTGGAGCGGGCGCTGCTGGCGTCCGGGACCGAGCTGACGACCGTGGCCATGCGCCGCCTCGACCCGACCGTGCAGGGCTCGGTGCTCTCCGTGCTGGAGCGGCACGGCATCCGGGTGCTGCCGAACACCGCGGGCTGCTTCACCGCGGGTGAGGCCGTGCTGACCGCGCGGCTGGCCCGGGAGGCGCTGGGCACCGACTGGATCAAGCTGGAGGTGGTGGCGGACGAGCGGACCCTGCTGCCCGACCCGGTCGAGCTGCTGGACGCCGCCGAGACGTTGGTCGACGACGGGTTCACGGTCCTGCCGTACACCAACGACGACCCCGTGCTGGCCCGCCGGCTGGAGGAGGCCGGCTGCGCCGCGATCATGCCGCTGGGGTCCCCCAT
Coding sequences within it:
- the thiS gene encoding sulfur carrier protein ThiS, with product MTVSVNGEPREIPEGLTLDRLVAGFTAAPSGVAAAVNETVVPRGQWPSTPLRDGDRVEVLTAVQGG
- a CDS encoding thiazole synthase, with amino-acid sequence MADDPLVIAGTAFDSRLIMGTGGAPSLDVLERALLASGTELTTVAMRRLDPTVQGSVLSVLERHGIRVLPNTAGCFTAGEAVLTARLAREALGTDWIKLEVVADERTLLPDPVELLDAAETLVDDGFTVLPYTNDDPVLARRLEEAGCAAIMPLGSPIGSGLGIRNPHNFQLIVERARVPVILDAGAGTASDAALAMELGCAAVMLASAVTRAQEPVLMAGAMRHAVEAGRLAYRAGRIPRRHFAQASSPTEGLADFDPERPAF